A genomic stretch from Achromobacter spanius includes:
- the siaA gene encoding biofilm regulation protein phosphatase SiaA (SiaB is a threonine kinase acting on SiaC; SiaA is the matching phosphatase.) codes for MAKWGLRKKSLMALLLACVVALAPAAVIGWMVLDGVRDHFGRAFADNFTQLNRQRILAPVSRELALSLRLADSEVTRRWLRDESDPAARELFFREADGYRRDLLGRAYFIASAATGNYYFNDDKPLSEAPRYTLSPSAADDGWFYASLKSPAKYNINVNPDLKLKTTKVWINVQVRDGNKVVGLTGAGLDVGGFLREFVNSGQPGVTPIIVDEDGAIQAHMDASLIAYNSGAGGAAAEGGRVFNLLDAGPGRDELRSAMHAAQADPQSVQTAWVSMDGTRQLVSVAYMPELHWHVLTVVDLGAARVLDTDWLWPAAIGLVVLFAAMLLCFGYAIERLMLRPLRRLQQSARAIADGSYDVRLPPGGQDEIGDLSRAFGVMADKVRQHTAELETKVRERTSALEDANRAMAAAHKKIGDSIDYASLIQRAILPDRQLTQSLGAHHFVLWKPRDVVGGDFYVFRSDGANCLLGIMDCAGHGVPGALMTMLARAAIDLAITEVGPTDPAGVLTRTDGAIRAMLADAQLPRALATNTDAGLVYIDRQAGRLRYAGAKISLYASDGETLREVPGGKRALGDKRVGRYENIDVQLEPGWTYYLATDGFLDQAGGEHGFGFGNTRFAEMLKRHARRPLTEQAAAFSQALAEYQGGRPQRDDITLLSFRFE; via the coding sequence ATGGCGAAATGGGGTTTGCGCAAAAAATCATTAATGGCGCTGTTGTTGGCGTGCGTGGTCGCCCTGGCGCCCGCGGCGGTAATCGGTTGGATGGTGCTGGATGGGGTCAGGGATCACTTCGGACGCGCCTTCGCCGACAACTTCACGCAGTTGAACCGGCAACGCATCCTGGCGCCGGTGTCCCGTGAGCTGGCCTTGTCGTTGCGCCTGGCCGACAGCGAAGTCACCCGCCGCTGGCTGCGCGACGAAAGCGATCCGGCCGCGCGCGAATTATTCTTTCGAGAAGCGGATGGCTACCGCCGCGATTTGCTCGGACGCGCCTACTTCATCGCCAGCGCCGCCACCGGCAACTACTACTTCAATGACGACAAGCCGCTGTCCGAAGCGCCGCGCTACACGCTCAGCCCCAGCGCGGCCGACGACGGCTGGTTCTACGCGTCGCTGAAATCGCCAGCCAAATACAACATCAACGTCAACCCCGACCTGAAGCTGAAGACCACCAAGGTGTGGATCAACGTCCAGGTGCGCGACGGCAACAAGGTCGTCGGGCTGACCGGCGCGGGCCTGGACGTGGGTGGCTTCCTGCGGGAATTCGTCAACAGCGGCCAGCCCGGCGTCACCCCCATCATCGTGGACGAAGACGGCGCCATCCAGGCGCACATGGACGCCTCGCTGATTGCCTATAACTCTGGCGCGGGCGGCGCCGCCGCCGAGGGCGGGCGCGTGTTCAACCTGCTGGACGCGGGGCCGGGCCGGGACGAACTGCGCTCGGCCATGCATGCGGCGCAGGCCGATCCGCAATCGGTGCAGACGGCGTGGGTCAGCATGGACGGCACCCGCCAATTGGTGTCGGTGGCCTACATGCCCGAACTGCACTGGCACGTGCTGACGGTGGTGGACCTGGGCGCCGCGCGCGTGCTGGACACCGACTGGCTGTGGCCGGCCGCCATTGGCCTGGTGGTGCTGTTCGCCGCCATGCTGCTGTGCTTCGGCTACGCCATCGAGCGGCTGATGCTGCGCCCCTTGCGCCGCCTGCAGCAATCGGCCCGCGCCATTGCGGACGGCAGCTATGACGTGCGCCTGCCGCCGGGCGGCCAGGACGAAATCGGCGACCTGAGCCGCGCCTTTGGCGTCATGGCCGACAAGGTCCGCCAGCACACGGCCGAATTGGAAACCAAGGTGCGCGAACGCACCTCGGCGCTGGAAGACGCCAACCGCGCCATGGCCGCCGCGCACAAGAAAATTGGCGACTCCATCGACTACGCCAGCCTGATCCAGCGCGCCATCCTGCCCGACCGTCAACTGACGCAGTCGTTGGGCGCGCACCATTTCGTGCTGTGGAAGCCGCGCGACGTGGTGGGCGGCGACTTCTATGTGTTCCGCTCAGACGGCGCCAACTGCCTGCTGGGCATCATGGACTGCGCGGGCCACGGCGTGCCCGGCGCGTTGATGACCATGCTGGCGCGCGCCGCCATCGACCTGGCGATCACCGAGGTCGGCCCCACCGACCCCGCCGGTGTCCTGACCCGTACCGACGGCGCCATTCGCGCCATGCTTGCGGATGCGCAATTGCCACGGGCGCTGGCCACCAATACCGACGCGGGCCTGGTATATATTGACCGCCAGGCCGGGCGCCTGCGTTATGCCGGCGCAAAAATCAGCCTGTATGCCAGCGATGGCGAGACCTTGCGTGAAGTGCCTGGCGGCAAGCGTGCGTTGGGCGACAAGCGGGTTGGCCGCTACGAAAACATCGACGTGCAATTGGAGCCCGGCTGGACGTATTACCTGGCCACCGACGGCTTCCTGGACCAGGCGGGCGGCGAGCACGGGTTTGGCTTTGGCAATACCCGTTTCGCGGAAATGCTCAAGAGACACGCGCGCCGGCCGTTAACTGAACAGGCCGCCGCGTTTTCGCAGGCGCTGGCTGAATACCAGGGTGGCCGTCCGCAACGTGACGACATCACCCTGTTGTCTTTCCGTTTCGAATAA
- a CDS encoding branched-chain amino acid ABC transporter permease gives MTFTLIVEQLLNGLQFGLMLFLIAAGLTLVFGIMDIMNLAHGSLYMAGAYVAAETMQRTGSFTAAVLVAAVATGLVGVVLELTLIRRLALRDHLAQVLGTYAVILIANDLVKMIWGPAPVMLNMPAMLSGPVRLMPDLLYPAYRLMIIVFGVAAAAGLYWFVTRTRAGVLVRAGASNRQMATLMGVRVPLLFLGVFVLGAMLAAVAGALLGPITAVQLGMGEDILILVLVCIVIGGIGSIRGAFVGALLVGMVDTAGRAFLPMLLRQVFSPAVASSVGPTLAAIAIYVLMAAVLVFRPSGLFPARG, from the coding sequence ATGACGTTTACGCTGATCGTCGAGCAATTGCTGAACGGTCTGCAGTTTGGGTTGATGTTGTTTTTGATCGCGGCCGGGCTGACCCTGGTTTTCGGCATCATGGACATCATGAATCTGGCTCACGGCTCGCTCTACATGGCCGGCGCCTATGTCGCCGCCGAAACCATGCAGCGCACAGGTTCATTCACCGCCGCCGTCCTGGTGGCGGCCGTCGCCACCGGCCTGGTCGGCGTGGTACTGGAACTGACGCTGATCCGCCGCCTGGCGCTGCGCGACCACCTGGCCCAGGTGCTGGGCACCTATGCCGTCATTCTTATCGCCAATGACCTGGTCAAGATGATCTGGGGGCCTGCCCCCGTCATGCTGAACATGCCGGCCATGCTGTCAGGACCCGTGCGCCTGATGCCCGACCTGCTGTATCCCGCCTACCGCTTGATGATCATTGTGTTCGGCGTGGCCGCCGCCGCGGGTTTGTACTGGTTCGTGACGCGCACCCGTGCCGGCGTGCTGGTGCGGGCCGGCGCGTCCAATCGGCAGATGGCCACGCTGATGGGCGTGCGCGTGCCGCTGCTGTTCCTGGGCGTGTTCGTGCTGGGCGCCATGCTGGCCGCCGTGGCCGGGGCGCTGCTGGGGCCGATCACCGCCGTGCAGTTGGGCATGGGCGAAGACATCCTGATCCTGGTGCTGGTGTGCATCGTCATCGGCGGCATCGGTTCCATTCGGGGCGCCTTTGTGGGCGCCCTGCTGGTGGGCATGGTGGACACGGCGGGGCGGGCCTTCCTGCCCATGCTGCTGCGCCAGGTCTTCTCGCCGGCCGTGGCCTCCAGCGTCGGCCCGACGCTGGCCGCCATCGCCATTTACGTATTGATGGCGGCTGTGCTGGTGTTCCGGCCCTCTGGCCTGTTTCCGGCGCGGGGTTGA
- a CDS encoding ABC transporter ATP-binding protein: protein MLTIESAQSGYGASQVLFGVDLQIGAGQVVTLLGRNGMGKTTLLRTLYGQLPLRGGKIHFAGQDISGWSSDRIARAGVAIVPEGRQCFPNLTVREHLTAFTASRNPGIGEPWTPDRVFELFPRLRERARNMGNQLSGGEQQMLAIGRALVTNPRLLILDEATEGLAPKIREEIWMCLARLRQAGQTILVIDKYVERLLSLADQHVILERGKVVWTGDSKALDADRGLWERYLGV from the coding sequence ATGCTCACCATCGAATCCGCCCAAAGCGGCTACGGCGCCAGCCAGGTGCTGTTTGGCGTGGACCTGCAAATTGGCGCCGGGCAGGTGGTGACCTTGCTGGGCCGCAATGGCATGGGCAAGACCACGCTGCTGCGCACGCTGTACGGCCAATTGCCCCTGCGTGGCGGCAAGATCCATTTCGCGGGCCAGGACATCAGCGGCTGGAGCTCCGATCGCATCGCTCGCGCCGGCGTGGCCATCGTGCCCGAGGGGCGGCAGTGCTTTCCCAACCTGACGGTGCGTGAACACCTCACGGCGTTCACGGCTTCACGCAACCCCGGCATTGGTGAACCCTGGACGCCGGACCGCGTCTTCGAATTGTTTCCGCGCCTCCGCGAACGTGCCCGCAACATGGGCAACCAGTTGTCGGGCGGCGAGCAGCAGATGCTGGCCATCGGCCGCGCCCTGGTCACCAACCCGCGCCTGCTGATCCTGGACGAAGCCACCGAAGGCCTGGCGCCCAAGATCCGCGAAGAAATCTGGATGTGCCTGGCACGCTTGCGCCAGGCAGGGCAGACCATCCTGGTCATCGACAAATATGTTGAAAGGTTGCTGAGCCTGGCTGACCAGCACGTCATCCTGGAACGCGGCAAGGTCGTCTGGACCGGCGATTCCAAGGCGCTGGATGCGGACCGTGGCCTATGGGAACGCTATCTGGGCGTGTAG
- a CDS encoding branched-chain amino acid ABC transporter permease: protein MMKSTIWTVILLLALAVFPLVAPALDLDFYISFVRRVLIYALAATSLNLILGYGGMVALGHAAFFGAGAYAVGILAMSGITSAFIVWPVAMVLAGVLAAITGAISLRTRGVYFIMITLAFAQMLYYIFISLRQYGGEDGLNLPGHSTLPGIDLANDVSFYYLVLALFAVLMWVFSRVVSSRFGTALQGIRENESRMEAMGYPVYRIKLVAFTLSGAAAGLAGALLANHNLFVSPNLMQWTQSANLLIMVLVGGIGLRWGGVAGAVVMLTLEEVLRMWTEYWHLPLGVLLLCVVFGAPRGLVGLFGPMFGGRAVAQSGKVGS, encoded by the coding sequence ATGATGAAAAGCACAATCTGGACCGTAATCCTGCTGCTGGCGCTGGCGGTGTTCCCGCTGGTGGCCCCGGCGCTGGACCTGGACTTCTATATTTCCTTCGTGCGCCGTGTGCTGATCTACGCGCTGGCCGCGACCAGCCTGAACCTGATCCTGGGCTATGGCGGCATGGTGGCGCTGGGGCACGCGGCCTTCTTCGGCGCGGGCGCCTACGCCGTGGGCATCCTGGCCATGTCGGGCATCACGTCGGCGTTTATCGTCTGGCCGGTGGCCATGGTGCTGGCGGGCGTGCTGGCGGCAATCACGGGCGCGATTTCGCTGCGCACCCGTGGCGTGTACTTCATCATGATCACGCTGGCGTTCGCGCAGATGCTGTACTACATCTTCATTTCGCTGCGCCAGTACGGCGGGGAAGACGGGCTGAACCTGCCCGGGCATTCCACGCTGCCGGGCATTGACCTGGCCAATGACGTCAGCTTCTATTACCTGGTGCTGGCGCTCTTCGCGGTGCTGATGTGGGTGTTCAGCCGCGTGGTGTCTTCGCGTTTCGGCACCGCCTTGCAGGGCATCCGCGAAAATGAATCGCGCATGGAAGCCATGGGCTATCCGGTCTATCGCATCAAGCTCGTGGCCTTCACGCTTAGCGGCGCGGCGGCGGGCCTGGCGGGCGCGCTGCTGGCCAACCACAACCTGTTCGTGTCGCCCAACCTGATGCAATGGACCCAGTCGGCCAACCTGCTGATCATGGTGCTGGTGGGCGGCATCGGCCTGCGTTGGGGGGGTGTGGCGGGCGCGGTGGTGATGCTGACGCTGGAGGAAGTGCTGCGCATGTGGACCGAATACTGGCACTTGCCCCTGGGCGTGCTGCTGCTGTGCGTCGTGTTTGGCGCGCCGCGCGGTCTGGTCGGCCTGTTCGGCCCGATGTTCGGCGGACGCGCCGTGGCCCAATCCGGCAAGGTGGGATCATGA
- the siaD gene encoding biofilm regulation diguanylate cyclase SiaD, with product MKPGAADLDRRITELLADPAHAGHPLREALEALWRHTADQMTRIQRITQLSDAYQSMAHERELGLCDQFDRQLRRLTRIARISDHYQNMMRDLNTALAETSSRDPLTGLLNRRALMDMIKQEVERAARSGESFVVAMLDVDHFKAVNDRYGHETGDRALVELAGVLGESLREYDMCGRWGGEEFLVMLPNTQPEAAQGVMDRLVGAVRGLVVAAGENDVLRLTVSIGMAHHQLGETFSETLSRADQALYLAKQDGRDRVALGFPKR from the coding sequence ATGAAGCCGGGCGCCGCCGACCTGGATCGCCGCATCACCGAGCTGCTGGCTGACCCCGCCCATGCCGGACACCCGCTGCGCGAAGCGCTGGAGGCGCTGTGGCGGCATACGGCGGACCAGATGACGCGGATTCAGCGCATCACCCAGTTGTCGGACGCCTATCAATCCATGGCGCACGAGCGTGAGCTGGGGCTGTGCGACCAGTTCGACCGCCAACTGCGGCGGCTGACGCGCATTGCGCGCATCTCCGACCACTACCAGAACATGATGCGCGACCTGAACACGGCGCTTGCGGAAACGTCCAGCCGCGACCCCTTGACCGGCTTGCTCAACCGGCGCGCGTTGATGGACATGATCAAGCAGGAAGTCGAGCGCGCCGCGCGCAGCGGAGAGAGCTTTGTGGTGGCCATGCTGGACGTGGATCACTTCAAGGCGGTCAACGACCGTTATGGCCACGAAACCGGCGACCGCGCCTTGGTCGAACTGGCGGGCGTGCTGGGCGAAAGCCTGCGTGAATACGATATGTGCGGCCGTTGGGGCGGCGAGGAGTTCCTGGTGATGCTGCCCAACACCCAACCCGAAGCCGCCCAGGGCGTCATGGACCGGCTGGTCGGCGCGGTGCGCGGGCTGGTGGTGGCGGCGGGCGAAAACGACGTATTGAGGCTGACGGTCAGCATCGGCATGGCGCATCACCAGTTGGGTGAAACCTTCTCGGAGACGCTGAGCCGCGCGGACCAGGCGCTGTATCTGGCCAAGCAGGACGGACGCGATCGCGTCGCCCTTGGTTTTCCCAAGCGCTGA
- a CDS encoding ABC transporter ATP-binding protein — MSLASNTNTNSGVPALQATGLVRRFGALVATDNVSLTLNPGEIHALIGPNGAGKSTLIHLLSGTLAADSGTLTVGGRDVTSMNAHQRVAAGLSRSYQITNIFKQSNVLDNLVLAVQAHAGSSFRFWSPRTAQTALYEQARELARECAIDASLLERPAGTLPHGEQRKVEFALALAARPSVLLLDEPMAGMGPDETVRLTELIETLRGRAAMLLVEHDMQAVFRLADRLSVLVYGRVIATGTPDEIRANPEVRQAYLGDEETA, encoded by the coding sequence ATGAGCCTGGCATCCAACACCAACACCAACTCGGGCGTGCCGGCCTTGCAGGCCACCGGCCTGGTGCGCCGCTTTGGCGCCCTGGTCGCGACCGATAACGTGTCGCTAACCCTGAACCCGGGCGAAATCCACGCCCTGATCGGCCCCAACGGCGCCGGCAAGTCCACGCTGATCCATCTGCTGTCGGGCACGCTGGCGGCGGATTCCGGCACGCTGACCGTGGGCGGGCGCGACGTCACCAGCATGAACGCGCACCAGCGCGTGGCGGCCGGGCTGTCGCGGTCTTACCAGATCACCAACATCTTCAAGCAGTCCAACGTGTTGGACAACCTGGTGCTGGCGGTGCAGGCGCACGCGGGCAGCAGCTTTCGCTTCTGGTCGCCGCGCACGGCCCAGACCGCGCTGTACGAGCAGGCGCGCGAGCTGGCGCGGGAATGCGCCATCGACGCCAGCCTGCTGGAACGCCCGGCCGGCACCCTGCCGCACGGCGAGCAGCGCAAGGTGGAATTCGCGCTGGCCTTGGCCGCGCGCCCCAGCGTGCTGCTGCTGGACGAACCCATGGCCGGCATGGGGCCGGACGAAACCGTGCGACTGACCGAACTGATTGAAACCTTGCGCGGCCGCGCCGCCATGCTGCTGGTCGAACACGACATGCAGGCGGTATTCCGCCTGGCCGATCGCCTGTCGGTGCTGGTGTATGGCCGCGTCATCGCGACCGGCACCCCTGACGAAATCCGCGCCAATCCGGAAGTGCGGCAAGCCTATCTGGGCGACGAGGAGACCGCATGA
- the siaC gene encoding biofilm regulation phosphoprotein SiaC, producing MKDLNIPGTQSTPAITADAAAGVLAMRGDSYPENSFELFGPVIEWVEAYLLGTAAPLNLELELLYLNTSSIKSIMDIFDQLEAAHCTGREVSVTWFYDKRNERVGELAEEFKEDCTFPFSVVGRE from the coding sequence ATGAAAGACCTGAACATTCCCGGGACGCAGTCCACGCCCGCCATTACCGCCGACGCCGCCGCCGGCGTGCTGGCGATGCGCGGCGACTCCTATCCCGAGAATTCCTTTGAACTGTTCGGCCCGGTCATTGAATGGGTTGAAGCCTATCTGCTGGGGACGGCCGCGCCGCTGAACCTGGAACTGGAACTGCTGTATCTCAACACCAGCAGCATCAAGTCCATCATGGACATCTTTGACCAGCTCGAAGCCGCTCATTGCACAGGCCGCGAAGTCAGCGTCACCTGGTTCTACGACAAGCGCAACGAACGGGTCGGAGAGCTGGCCGAGGAATTCAAGGAAGACTGCACCTTTCCGTTCTCGGTGGTTGGCCGCGAATGA
- the siaB gene encoding biofilm regulation protein kinase SiaB has protein sequence MNASDLYALGERFNQNRTLLCFNGPISRSLIEEIGNALKNYLNAEHARPAEAMDVFSVYIEMIQNIRQYAAANGDAEASATVVIGRRDESRYVVSAGNLVKADDGHALVTRIRELAALDKAALKAEYKTQLHKPRAQGVASGAGLGLIDIARRAGAPLEASLTPTAHEGMAFFSLSVVI, from the coding sequence ATGAATGCCTCCGATCTCTACGCGCTGGGTGAACGGTTCAACCAGAACCGGACCCTGCTCTGCTTTAACGGGCCGATCTCCCGCAGCCTGATCGAGGAAATCGGCAACGCGCTCAAGAATTACCTGAATGCGGAACATGCGCGCCCGGCGGAAGCCATGGACGTCTTTTCGGTCTATATCGAAATGATCCAGAACATCCGCCAGTACGCCGCCGCCAATGGCGATGCCGAGGCCAGCGCCACGGTCGTCATCGGCCGCCGCGACGAAAGCCGCTACGTGGTGTCGGCGGGCAACCTCGTCAAGGCGGACGATGGCCACGCGCTGGTCACCCGCATCCGCGAGCTTGCCGCGCTGGACAAGGCGGCGTTGAAGGCCGAATACAAGACACAGTTGCACAAGCCGCGTGCCCAGGGCGTGGCCTCGGGCGCGGGCTTGGGCTTGATCGATATCGCGCGGCGCGCCGGCGCTCCGCTGGAAGCCAGCCTGACGCCCACCGCGCACGAAGGCATGGCGTTCTTCAGCCTGAGCGTCGTGATCTGA